The Tachysurus vachellii isolate PV-2020 chromosome 23, HZAU_Pvac_v1, whole genome shotgun sequence genome segment aaaacCATAATGCTTAATTTGGCTTGCTTAAAACTCTAGTGAACATgactaaaattattttattcttttgtcaCAGTAAGTGTAGAGCCTTTCCTAACACTTGGCACAAAAAACGTCACTCCTCCTATCTGCATGTTTATGACAGTGAGAGGATCCCAAAGAACCCAGAAATAAGCCATGTGATCATTTCCATGTGAAAACACACCTATACAAACAGTAATCATCTCAAGCCTGAGACCAAACCCTTCATTTCCTGTATGTCTAGGTCATTTTACTGAAAGCAAAAGTGTTGAGAGAAAAATGTCTAGCAAAGATGATGTAATAGttgttaatgtaattaaaagTCATACAAAACTACTGGATATTACTGGATGTTTTGTGCTGCCATGTGATACAATATGAGCAGAAAAGATAAGCAGCAGTTCATGAAGATGTCTGGTTGGGTGTGAACAGGCTGGTGACCAAACTGGAGAGAGAAATAAGGGACCAaattgaaagtgaaagtgaatttTTCCTATTCTATACGATATGTTCGTAATGAACGTTgtttcaaaacatttcattctGTTTGACTTTGATAGCTGTCGTGACTTTGGCTGAGTCTGGATCTTCTCTGACTTGCTCATATGGGATCTGAATCAACATccagttttctgtttttaaacttttattgttaAGCACAATACTAATAAAAtgcataatgtttatttaacattttatttaaaaaaaaaacaccaaaacctTTATCAAAGTAaaattttctgcattttctgCATATGCGTTTTGCTTCAGAATGACTGTAGATGTGTGTTTGCTGGCTGTTGTGTTGTCTGACTGcagtgattgtgtgtctgtgtttgtttatagcAGTGTTAAAGGCTTTGTTATGTGTGCACACAGTTCCCTTTACTGCAGAGGTGTACAAAGCAACGGCAGTGTCACATTAGTCAGTTCACCTTGTAAACACTTGGCTTCTATTTGAGGATCTCACCAGCCCAGTGCAGGGGTGGTCCAAGCAAAGACATAAAGGTGGGGTGAAAAAGGGAGACCTGAGTCTTAATGAGAAACAGGAGTAGTAGTTTGAGTTGTAGTGAAGGTAAGAGGAAGATAAGGAAAAGTTGAGCTTCAGTTCTGAGGAAGGAGAACAGctgaagaagagacagacaTCAGAGCATAAAGACCTTAAGCTTgtcatctgagagagagagagagagagagagagagagagaaggagggtgTTCATTGTGTAAGAAAGAACCGTTACAGGTATGGATGAACATTACTTGTCAGTAAAGAagcatttataaaatacaaataaaattgtacttagaataattattttttatttaaaaattaaatacttCATATCTGTATAATTTGTGTattaattgtgttgtttttttttaggttttgaGCCATTTCCTTAAACTGTAGTCAATGTTACATATTTCTTAAAGGCAAATTTATtcgtcttttatttatttttttaaattattattatcttaatcTTCTGGAAGTAGATATTTAAAACAGTCAACACCTGATTCTCCATCCCTTTCAACAGGAAACAGCTGAGATTTCTTGGAAAATACTCCAGATGGGATGAGTGTCATCATTATTTTGgcattaaaagtaaaatcagCCCATTCAAATACCCACTTTAATACATGCAGAAAAGAAGCACTGGAAGTCACTGACAAGGATCTCCATTGACGAGGCTAAACAACCTGAATCTAAAAGTCTAAATCCTGCCTAAATGTCGGAATTGGATTGGCCTCTTGCTTCTCCCTCTCCCCTTCCCCAGTGTGACTACGGAGAATGGAGCGCCACCCGAGTGCTGATTCCAGCGATTTACCTCTTAGCGTTCATCATTGGTACATTTGGAAATGCCTTTGTGCTCTGTGCATATCTGAACTGCCGTGGAAAATGGCTATGGAGGATTAGGGGCCACAACAAATCTGAACCTTCCTACAGACCTTCCACCTCTTCACGTTCTGTAACAGAGTCCCTGATTGTCAGTCTGGCCCTGGCTGACCTTGCTTTTGTCACTACTCTTCCTTTGTGGGCCGTCTACACAGCCCTGGACTATCACTGGCCATTTGGCAGCTTCCTTTGCCGAGTAAGTAGCTACCTGGTGGCACTGAACATGTATGccagtgtgttttctctggctGGACTTAGCGTTGAGCGCTACTGTGTGATCAAAAGGCGTAGCCCCAGCAAGAGCCTAGCCACAGTTAGAGCCTGGTACATCGTAGGTTGTGTATGGATAGCAGCCAGCATCCTTGCACTTCCCGCTCTTCTTCTTCGAACTGTCCAAGAGGTGGAAGaacattctgattggctggatgaTGGCGAGCATAACAAAAACGGTGGTCCGCAGTGCTTGTGTGACATGGACTATTCTATTTTGGTCTCGCTAGACCTTGATCCAGCAACACAAGAGCGCGCAGAAGTGATGTGGTCGGCTCTGCTAGGTTTGAAGTCTACCGTCCTGGGCTTCCTGCTTCCTCTTATTGTGCTGCTGCTTTGCTACTGTTCACTGGCACATTTCTTGTCCCGCCATTTTCGTCTTGGACCTCAGCCTGATCGGCAGCGCCAGCGCAAGCTCCTGCGAGTTGTTATTGCCCTCGTGCTAGCCTTCTTTCTCTGTTGGCTGCCCTTTCATGCCAATAAGACCCTGTCAGATTTGGTTGAACTTGATATTTTGCCCTATTCCTGCAGCTTTGACCGCTGGCTGGTTGCTGTCCACCCTTATGCAATCTGCCTAGCATACATGAACAGTTGCCTAAACCCACTGCTCTATGCCTGCTGTGACCCAGCCTTCCGGCGACGGTGCAAACGTGCAGTCAAGCTTGTTTGGAGGAGACGTGACAGAGAAAGTGATGAAGcaggagatagagagacaggaaCAAAAGTTGAGCTGGAAGAGGATAAAATAGTGAGAAATGTAGCACACAATTCCCAAATTGGAACAGAATACTGCAACATATAGCGATtaatatgaatgaaatatttttatataaattactgTATGAGAAGTagattgtgtaagtgtgtgtactgGTACTAAATGTATACTGTGAAAACTATAAAACTGAAATGATCACACTGTTTTTCCCCATTAGGGGGTGCTAAGGATTCCTTCACAAATATGAACTTAACTGTAGCAGAGAAACTCTGAACACGGTGACtgtaaagaagagaaaaagccTGGTAGATAAATGTCTGAACAATAATTAACTGAGATCATTCCTAACATTATACCTATTTAcgatgtgaaaataaaaaagtatgtatTCTTGTCACTTTGTAAGCTGGTCTTGTAAATGTGAATATGAAATCATAAAACAGGaagataattaataattatggTGTGCAAGTGTTCAGATCTCTTCATGTTCTGATTTTGTCAACTTAAAATGAATTAAGTTCCAGTAGCAATGAAAAGTCTATGCAAATCTTGCAATTAAGAGATAAGACTgtggcatctagagatctaccagctccagtcagactctgcgatactatagagatgtgaactccatgtggtcttttgcatcaatacaacatttgtcagactgtatatttataatcacaccctccagtgtcacccatatgaggatgaggttcccctttgagtctggttcctctcaaggtttcttcctttaccatctaagggagtttttccttgccactgctgcctgagtcacctcagacttgctcatagagaataaacacatacacattgtgaactaaatatatctaataataatcttgaattttgcattctattaatctttatattattctttatattaaccttttgttctatgtttatgttctgtaaagctgctttgagacaatgtccattgtaaaaagagctatacaattaaacttgaattgaattaaccACTTACTTTTGAGGTATTGTACGAACGAAGAATTTCCTACTGATAGACTGATTATAgatcattatataacattataaataGCCAGAAAATTGTTTTCTTGAATGCTAAAACGTAAGCAACATCTCTGCTGCATGGACGACTCAGAATATATACcctaatttaaacaaataaataaacaaataaataaataaaatgacatttccaAACGGAGCATAGAACTCTCAGATCTTTGTTGCGGAGGACTCGGGCAATCTTTCTTCAGTTCTCAGATGTATAGTCTGGTTTACTCTACTGACACTTTACCGAGAAGAATCCACTACCCTCAATGCTGCAGCAGTTTTTATTACCCATTCCAACATAGGTGCTTTAATTACAGTCCTGTCTACGTCTTGGATGTCCAGTGACAGAAAATAAGACCCAGTGCATTCATGCTTTGGACATATACATAGTAATGCTTTTTAAGCTTCAGTATCATAGTAGTGTTTGCAGATTtattgcatttacagcatttgtcagacacccttatccagagcatcctacattttatctcattttatacatctgagcaatcgagggttaagggcctcactcaggggcccagtggtggcagGATTTGAACCTTCCGATTACAAgactaacaccttaaccaccaggctaccacatccccaacatCACAACATGCAGATtgataaagaaaatgtaattaatgtataattaacataattaatgTAATGCTGAACCATCTTAAAATAAGTTCTGAATATTTAAGGATATTTAAGGAATAATATAGATGCTCAAAAGGTTACACAAAATTAGTCAAAgtacattaatgaaaaaaagtttattttttaagtgtatATTGACAAATAGAACAGTAGACTGAAAAATGTTCCTTAGAGGTTATAATAATCGGAGGAGTTCAAGATGAACCGAGCTGATCAGTTACCATTTCACAttgctgtctcacacacacacacacacacacacacacacacacacacacattcatacagtcAGCTCCCAGGCTTAAGCATAGTACTGCAGGTTGGCCTTTTTCTTGGCTTGAACTTCCAGAATACCTTCCATGTAATCTTCATGGTTCAGCTCAGTGGCCCCACGGCGCAGAGCGATCATACCctaaaaacacaatacacacttttTAAAAGGTGTTAACACAAAATATGAAACAGACAAAATGTCATGACCTGAACGAGACCCAATAGTGATGACTATTTTCTTAGCCGGAATTCTAATCAAGAAATAGGTTTGAGAGAAATCTCGTGCAGGATTTAATTATGTTATGTGCTACACCACAGGACTGCATCATGTAGACATATCTGAAATCTAGCAATCATAACAAAGCTAATACTCAATAAATTAGTCCAACACATGGATTGTAAGGTGATATATACAAGTAGCTGGCTCTTCAACCTCTGCCACTCCTACCAAACCCACCCCACCTAAATATTTCCACTCTTTGGTCCTATTGAAATTCATTTGCCAGCTCTGATTAGATGATTTATCAGACCAGTTCCAGACTGTAAGTGAGCTAATGAAGCCattattataattttctcaATAATGGTAAACACTTGATTAATTATGAGGGGACATTATTGACTTACAGCCTCAACACAGACAGCTTTACACTGAGCACCGTTGAAGTCATCAGTGCAGCGAGCCAACTCCTCATAGTTCACATCAGgactaaataaacacagagagagagagagagagagagagagagaaggaaggtgagAAAGAACCGTTAAAAAGTGaggtagaaaaataaacattctaCTGTTATGCAAAAATCTACATCACATATATTAAGAG includes the following:
- the aplnr2 gene encoding apelin receptor 2; the encoded protein is MSELDWPLASPSPLPQCDYGEWSATRVLIPAIYLLAFIIGTFGNAFVLCAYLNCRGKWLWRIRGHNKSEPSYRPSTSSRSVTESLIVSLALADLAFVTTLPLWAVYTALDYHWPFGSFLCRVSSYLVALNMYASVFSLAGLSVERYCVIKRRSPSKSLATVRAWYIVGCVWIAASILALPALLLRTVQEVEEHSDWLDDGEHNKNGGPQCLCDMDYSILVSLDLDPATQERAEVMWSALLGLKSTVLGFLLPLIVLLLCYCSLAHFLSRHFRLGPQPDRQRQRKLLRVVIALVLAFFLCWLPFHANKTLSDLVELDILPYSCSFDRWLVAVHPYAICLAYMNSCLNPLLYACCDPAFRRRCKRAVKLVWRRRDRESDEAGDRETGTKVELEEDKIVRNVAHNSQIGTEYCNI